From Prochlorococcus sp. MIT 1223, the proteins below share one genomic window:
- a CDS encoding photosystem II reaction center protein J: MMSTKGPDGRLGDRLPDGRPAISWERRWTEGALPLWLVATAGGIAVIFVLGIFFYGSYTGIGSA; this comes from the coding sequence ATCATGAGTACCAAAGGACCCGATGGACGTTTGGGGGATAGGCTCCCTGATGGACGTCCAGCTATTTCTTGGGAGAGGCGCTGGACAGAAGGAGCTCTTCCTTTATGGCTAGTAGCAACTGCTGGGGGAATTGCCGTTATTTTTGTTTTAGGAATATTTTTCTACGGTTCCTACACAGGTATAGGCTCGGCTTGA
- a CDS encoding photosystem II reaction center protein L, producing MQVNPNPNKLPVELNRTSLYLGLLLTFVMGILFSSYFFN from the coding sequence ATGCAAGTTAATCCCAACCCAAACAAACTTCCTGTTGAGTTGAACAGAACAAGTCTTTATCTTGGACTGCTTCTTACTTTTGTAATGGGAATTCTTTTTTCAAGCTACTTCTTTAACTAA
- the psbE gene encoding cytochrome b559 subunit alpha: MAAGSTGERPFFEIITSVRYWIIHAVALPAIFVAGFLFVSSGLAYDAFGTPRPDTYFQGSESKAPVVTQRFDSKAQLDLRLK; this comes from the coding sequence ATGGCTGCCGGCTCCACAGGGGAACGCCCGTTTTTTGAGATCATTACAAGTGTCCGCTATTGGATTATCCATGCAGTGGCTCTTCCCGCTATCTTCGTAGCAGGTTTTCTATTTGTATCTTCAGGCCTTGCCTATGACGCATTTGGAACTCCTAGACCAGATACTTACTTTCAAGGATCTGAATCGAAGGCTCCTGTTGTTACTCAAAGATTTGACTCCAAGGCTCAACTTGATTTGCGCCTGAAATAA
- a CDS encoding photosynthesis system II assembly factor Ycf48, whose amino-acid sequence MNSFFSKSLNLLLTVVIGFFLSGCVATRLPQASSSPWEIVNLETESNPLDISFVNDQKGFLVGTERLILETDDGGKVWHERSLEIPTEDNFRLVSVDFLGDEGWIAGQPGLVLHTNDGGKNWTSLSLGNKLPGDPYLIKTLGPDSAELATTAGAIYKTIDSGKNWEGLVSDASGSGGIRDLRRNEDGSYISVSSLGNFFSVLPQGQENWEPHQRASSKRVQSVGLQPNGDLWMLSRGAEIRFLEDSDDLDSWGKAIIPILNGYNYLDIAWDPSDIIWTAGGNGTLLSSRDGGESWEKDPVGDLVPTNFIRILFTKSGPGDTTKGFVFGERGNLLRWLG is encoded by the coding sequence ATGAATAGTTTTTTCTCTAAATCTTTGAATTTATTACTAACAGTCGTTATTGGTTTTTTCCTAAGCGGATGTGTTGCTACAAGACTTCCCCAAGCGAGTTCTAGTCCCTGGGAAATAGTTAACCTTGAGACGGAATCCAATCCTTTAGATATTTCCTTTGTAAATGATCAGAAGGGATTTCTTGTAGGGACTGAACGTTTAATCTTAGAGACAGATGATGGTGGGAAGGTCTGGCATGAGAGAAGTTTAGAAATACCTACTGAAGACAATTTTCGTTTAGTTAGTGTTGACTTTCTTGGAGATGAAGGATGGATTGCTGGTCAACCTGGTTTAGTTCTTCATACAAATGATGGAGGTAAAAATTGGACTAGTCTTTCATTGGGGAATAAATTGCCTGGAGATCCATATTTAATAAAAACACTAGGCCCAGATTCAGCTGAACTGGCAACTACAGCAGGTGCTATCTATAAAACAATTGATTCTGGAAAAAATTGGGAAGGTTTGGTTTCTGATGCTTCAGGCTCTGGTGGAATTCGTGATTTGAGAAGGAATGAAGATGGAAGTTATATAAGCGTAAGTAGTTTAGGTAATTTTTTCTCTGTTCTTCCACAGGGACAAGAAAATTGGGAACCACATCAAAGAGCAAGTAGCAAAAGAGTACAAAGTGTTGGTTTGCAACCAAATGGCGATTTATGGATGCTTTCTCGCGGGGCAGAAATCAGATTTCTTGAAGATTCAGATGATTTAGACAGTTGGGGGAAAGCAATAATTCCTATTTTGAATGGATATAACTATTTGGATATTGCTTGGGACCCTAGCGACATTATTTGGACTGCAGGAGGCAATGGAACCTTGTTATCCAGTAGGGATGGTGGAGAATCATGGGAGAAAGATCCTGTTGGAGACTTGGTTCCTACTAACTTTATTCGCATTCTTTTTACAAAGAGTGGTCCAGGAGATACGACAAAAGGATTTGTATTTGGAGAGAGAGGAAATTTATTGAGATGGCTTGGATAA
- a CDS encoding rubredoxin encodes MDPSTNEILVASKEAIKEHRFQCCGCGYIYDPQEGLKKFDIPKGTAFLEIDKSKFRCPVCRSGIDAYKDIGSRLKPSGFDENLSYGFGFNTLPSGQKNVLIFGGLAFAAACFLSLYSLR; translated from the coding sequence ATGGATCCATCAACTAATGAAATCCTTGTAGCTTCAAAAGAAGCTATAAAAGAACATCGATTTCAATGCTGTGGATGTGGCTATATCTATGACCCTCAAGAGGGTTTGAAGAAATTTGACATTCCTAAAGGCACTGCCTTTTTAGAGATAGATAAATCTAAATTCCGCTGTCCAGTATGCAGATCGGGTATTGATGCCTATAAAGATATAGGCTCTAGACTTAAGCCTAGTGGTTTTGACGAAAATCTTAGTTATGGATTTGGTTTTAACACTCTTCCCTCAGGGCAAAAAAATGTATTAATTTTTGGAGGCTTGGCATTTGCTGCTGCTTGCTTCCTTTCTCTGTATTCTCTGCGTTAA
- a CDS encoding NAD(P)H-quinone oxidoreductase subunit 3, whose product MFSLEGYDYFLGFLLLSSAVPILALVTNKLVSPSSKAGETQLTYESGMEPIGGAWIQFNIRYYMFALVFVIFDVETVFLYPWAVSFHRLGLLAFIEALIFIAILVVALAYAWRKGALEWS is encoded by the coding sequence ATGTTTTCCCTTGAGGGTTATGACTATTTCTTAGGTTTCCTTTTGCTTTCAAGTGCTGTTCCCATACTTGCATTGGTAACAAATAAACTGGTTTCCCCTTCTAGCAAAGCTGGAGAAACACAGCTCACATATGAGTCAGGAATGGAGCCAATAGGTGGTGCATGGATTCAATTTAATATTCGTTATTACATGTTTGCTCTTGTTTTTGTAATATTTGATGTTGAGACAGTATTTCTATATCCCTGGGCAGTTTCATTTCATCGTCTGGGATTGCTGGCTTTCATAGAAGCACTTATTTTTATTGCAATCTTGGTTGTCGCACTAGCATATGCATGGAGAAAAGGAGCACTCGAATGGAGCTAA
- a CDS encoding NADH dehydrogenase subunit K, which produces MHGEKEHSNGANALKEYPSDTTIRDLRAATCGPIGAPQVTNDLSENIILTSLDDLHNWARLSSLWPLLYGTACCFIEFAALIGSRFDFDRFGLVPRSSPRQADLLIVAGTVTMKMAPALVRLYEQMPEPKYVIAMGACTITGGMFSADSTTAVRGVDKLIPVDLYLPGCPPRPEAIFDAVIKLRKKVGNESFLERSKITQTHRYITIPHKMKRIPAEITGKYLKAETQKAALEPANEEAFKINNQNDPISISENQVIQ; this is translated from the coding sequence ATGCATGGAGAAAAGGAGCACTCGAATGGAGCTAATGCATTGAAAGAGTATCCATCTGATACAACAATTCGCGATCTTCGAGCTGCAACTTGCGGTCCGATAGGTGCTCCACAAGTCACTAATGACTTAAGTGAGAATATTATTCTTACAAGTCTTGATGACCTACACAATTGGGCAAGACTAAGTAGCTTATGGCCTCTTTTATATGGCACTGCATGCTGCTTTATTGAATTTGCAGCATTAATTGGTTCGCGGTTTGATTTTGATAGGTTTGGATTAGTTCCCCGAAGTTCACCTAGGCAAGCTGATCTTTTAATAGTTGCAGGAACAGTCACTATGAAAATGGCCCCCGCACTTGTAAGACTTTATGAGCAAATGCCAGAGCCAAAGTATGTTATTGCAATGGGTGCTTGCACAATTACTGGAGGAATGTTCAGCGCAGATTCAACAACAGCTGTTAGAGGAGTAGACAAATTAATACCTGTAGATCTTTACCTACCTGGTTGTCCCCCCAGACCAGAGGCGATTTTTGATGCTGTCATCAAACTTCGTAAGAAAGTTGGCAATGAATCATTTTTAGAAAGATCAAAAATTACTCAAACACACAGATATATAACTATTCCACATAAAATGAAAAGGATACCAGCTGAGATTACAGGTAAATATTTAAAGGCAGAAACTCAAAAAGCTGCATTAGAGCCAGCTAATGAGGAAGCTTTCAAAATAAACAATCAAAATGATCCAATAAGTATTTCTGAAAATCAAGTAATTCAATGA
- a CDS encoding NAD(P)H-quinone oxidoreductase subunit J, with protein MTEENLDNPGEEISQEITGPKAGEASICLSKRNLIHTVLEPDHLGIEIISVEPHNLYEIISALKAEGFNYLQCQGGYDEGPGEQLVCFYNLISIKDFDAKSKPREVRVKVFLERDGDLSVPSLYGLFRGSDWQERETYDMFGINFIGHPHPKRLLMPEDWKGWPLRKDYVQPDFYEMQDAY; from the coding sequence ATGACAGAAGAAAACCTCGATAATCCAGGGGAAGAAATTTCTCAAGAGATAACTGGACCCAAAGCAGGAGAAGCAAGTATTTGCTTATCCAAAAGAAATTTAATTCATACTGTTTTAGAACCTGATCATCTTGGTATTGAAATCATCTCAGTAGAACCACATAATTTATACGAAATTATTTCTGCATTGAAGGCAGAGGGATTTAATTATCTTCAATGCCAAGGTGGTTATGACGAAGGACCTGGGGAACAACTTGTTTGCTTCTACAATTTAATATCAATCAAAGATTTCGATGCGAAATCGAAGCCAAGAGAAGTCAGAGTAAAAGTATTTCTAGAAAGAGATGGAGATCTTTCTGTCCCAAGCCTTTATGGACTTTTTCGTGGTTCAGACTGGCAAGAAAGAGAGACATATGACATGTTTGGAATTAATTTTATAGGTCATCCTCATCCAAAAAGGTTATTAATGCCTGAAGACTGGAAAGGATGGCCTCTTAGGAAGGATTATGTACAACCAGACTTTTATGAGATGCAAGATGCTTATTGA
- a CDS encoding gluconeogenesis factor YvcK family protein codes for MQRSQRAIRWLLPGLVVKRWMFTSGFGLLIGLLGIVIWTDFRPIYWLLEILFFLLGVITTFLPISFTGPFILLIGIGLLIYGQSRSFQSISQALAPSEGTFLVDALLAKSKLNRGPNILAIGGGTGLSCLLTGLKKYSSNITAIVTVADDGGSSGILRRELGMQPPGDIRNCLAALSREEQLLTRLFQYRFPSGNGLQGHSFGNLFLSALTAITGSFESAITASSRILAVQGQVVPATNVDVRLWAELENGERIYGESAIGKACSPIVRIGCLPERPPALPSAIEAINNADIIILGPGSLYTSLMPNLLIPEIVEAIQRSKVPKLYICNLMTQPGETDGLSVEGHIRAIEAQLASLGITKRIFNNILAQSQLVDSPLIDYYRYKGAEPVLCDREKLIAQGYRVIQMSFQGDRQSITLRHDPKSLAIGIIRFYRRYRRTQKVKPQ; via the coding sequence ATGCAACGTTCTCAAAGAGCCATTAGATGGCTTCTGCCAGGATTGGTTGTCAAGCGTTGGATGTTCACCTCTGGGTTCGGATTATTAATTGGTCTTTTGGGAATTGTTATTTGGACTGATTTTCGACCTATTTATTGGTTATTAGAAATTCTATTTTTTTTACTCGGAGTAATTACGACATTTCTTCCTATTAGCTTTACTGGTCCATTTATTCTATTAATAGGAATCGGTTTGCTTATTTACGGACAAAGCAGGAGTTTTCAATCTATCTCGCAAGCTTTAGCGCCTTCAGAAGGTACTTTCTTAGTTGATGCATTATTGGCAAAGAGTAAGTTAAATAGAGGGCCTAATATTTTAGCTATAGGGGGAGGAACAGGTTTATCTTGCTTACTTACAGGTTTGAAGAAATACAGCAGTAATATCACAGCAATAGTAACTGTTGCTGATGATGGAGGTAGCAGTGGAATACTTCGTAGAGAACTTGGCATGCAGCCACCAGGCGATATTCGAAATTGCTTGGCTGCTTTATCTAGAGAAGAGCAATTATTAACTCGTCTTTTTCAATATCGCTTCCCATCTGGTAATGGATTGCAAGGTCATAGCTTTGGGAATCTTTTCTTAAGTGCTTTAACTGCAATAACTGGAAGTTTTGAGAGTGCAATTACTGCATCTAGTCGTATTCTTGCAGTGCAAGGACAGGTAGTTCCTGCGACTAATGTTGATGTAAGGCTATGGGCAGAACTTGAAAATGGAGAACGAATATATGGGGAATCAGCAATAGGAAAGGCATGTAGTCCTATCGTAAGAATAGGTTGCTTACCAGAAAGACCTCCAGCCTTGCCAAGTGCAATTGAGGCGATAAACAATGCAGACATAATTATTCTTGGCCCAGGAAGTTTGTATACATCTTTAATGCCTAATTTACTTATCCCAGAGATAGTCGAGGCAATACAAAGAAGCAAAGTTCCCAAGCTATATATATGCAATTTGATGACACAACCAGGAGAGACAGATGGCTTGTCTGTTGAGGGCCATATCAGAGCAATAGAGGCTCAGCTAGCAAGTCTGGGAATTACAAAAAGAATCTTTAATAATATTCTTGCTCAATCTCAATTAGTAGATTCCCCTTTGATTGATTACTACAGATATAAAGGGGCTGAGCCAGTTTTATGTGACAGAGAAAAACTTATTGCTCAGGGCTATAGGGTTATACAGATGTCATTTCAAGGAGACAGGCAATCAATAACCTTGAGGCATGATCCAAAAAGTTTAGCTATAGGAATAATAAGATTTTATAGAAGATATAGAAGAACTCAAAAGGTTAAACCTCAATAA